In Ilumatobacter fluminis, the following proteins share a genomic window:
- a CDS encoding maleylpyruvate isomerase family mycothiol-dependent enzyme, which yields MSRRSLDVVGTEVIREHAFGLAEVARRVPLDTPVPSCPDWTMADLVWHLTEVELFWTGVVANRPTGPGEYVEPARPADDELIDGLERAATGLLDALAGVDPAEPAWSWGDEQTVGFTLRRQSHEAAVHHVDGCLAAGTDLPAFSPAFAADGIAEVIEVMLTGVPEWGRFERGNGVIRLQPGDTDDSWTLAFGRMIGTAPESGTEHDLDALDPVDEPPDATVEGTAADLHLWLNGRGDLASLTVHGDETLAHQLRDIAASL from the coding sequence ATGAGTCGCCGCTCGCTCGATGTCGTGGGGACCGAAGTCATCCGGGAGCATGCCTTCGGGCTGGCCGAGGTGGCTCGCCGGGTTCCGCTCGACACGCCCGTTCCCTCCTGCCCCGACTGGACCATGGCCGACCTCGTCTGGCACCTCACCGAAGTCGAACTGTTCTGGACCGGCGTGGTCGCGAACCGGCCGACAGGGCCCGGTGAGTACGTCGAGCCGGCACGGCCTGCCGACGACGAGTTGATCGACGGACTCGAACGGGCCGCCACCGGCCTGCTCGACGCGCTCGCCGGCGTCGACCCCGCCGAGCCGGCGTGGAGCTGGGGCGACGAGCAGACAGTCGGATTCACCCTCCGGCGGCAGTCGCACGAGGCCGCCGTCCACCACGTCGACGGATGTCTGGCCGCCGGCACCGACCTGCCTGCGTTCTCGCCCGCGTTCGCCGCGGACGGCATCGCCGAGGTGATCGAGGTGATGCTCACGGGCGTGCCCGAGTGGGGCCGGTTCGAACGCGGGAACGGCGTCATCCGGCTGCAGCCCGGCGACACCGACGACTCCTGGACGCTCGCCTTCGGGCGAATGATCGGCACCGCGCCCGAGTCGGGCACCGAGCACGACCTCGACGCGCTCGACCCGGTCGACGAACCGCCGGACGCCACCGTCGAAGGCACCGCGGCCGACCTCCACCTCTGGCTCAACGGCCGAGGCGACCTGGCCTCACTGACGGTGCACGGCGACGAGACCCTCGCCCACCAACTGCGCGACATCGCCGCCAGCCTCTGA
- a CDS encoding M48 family metalloprotease yields MEERLAAPAYHRELRAHLESTEPELWRWFSESAHPTQEQIDQAELSLLKTCYRLDGDVHSALAGIAQVVAGKLGLDREIVLYQELNSDVRNARVLRLGDRIHIVFAGDLLDLLSVAEQEAVLAHELAHAHLHERDDRAFWVLDHMVHRMDEEANAADAIGETARRLRLHTEVYADAISLEILGDQRAVVSAMVKVSTGLRNVDPDAYLRQARQIVESEQVASAGWTHPELHVRIACLAARSTEAEDEIVRQLIDGPDDLDHLDLLAQLRLQQLTRRVLASGARVSAETAQYLRNVPELDVSTANLDTIERLADDELTAATPSVRHLSGALLVDLALSGDDLEGVRQFEEEAKRLGVAEEFTKILTKATARS; encoded by the coding sequence ATGGAGGAGCGGTTGGCGGCGCCTGCGTATCACCGGGAGTTGCGGGCGCATCTCGAGTCGACCGAACCCGAGCTGTGGCGCTGGTTCTCCGAGTCGGCCCACCCGACGCAGGAGCAGATCGACCAGGCCGAGCTCTCTCTCCTGAAGACGTGCTACCGACTCGACGGTGACGTGCACTCTGCGCTGGCCGGGATCGCCCAGGTCGTCGCCGGCAAGCTCGGCCTCGACCGCGAGATCGTGCTGTACCAGGAGTTGAACAGCGACGTCCGCAACGCCCGGGTGCTCCGCCTCGGCGACCGCATCCACATCGTGTTCGCCGGCGACCTGCTCGACCTCCTGTCGGTGGCGGAGCAGGAGGCGGTCCTCGCCCACGAACTCGCCCACGCCCACCTCCACGAGCGCGACGACCGTGCGTTCTGGGTGCTCGACCACATGGTCCACCGCATGGACGAGGAGGCGAACGCCGCCGACGCGATCGGTGAGACCGCCCGCCGCCTCCGCCTCCACACCGAGGTCTACGCCGACGCCATCTCGCTCGAGATCCTGGGCGATCAGCGGGCCGTGGTGTCGGCGATGGTGAAGGTGAGCACGGGTCTGCGCAACGTCGACCCCGACGCCTACCTGCGCCAGGCGCGCCAGATCGTCGAGTCGGAACAGGTGGCGAGTGCGGGCTGGACGCACCCCGAGCTGCACGTGCGCATCGCCTGTCTCGCCGCCCGCTCGACCGAGGCGGAGGACGAGATCGTCCGCCAACTCATCGACGGCCCGGACGACCTCGACCACCTCGACCTGCTGGCCCAGCTCCGCCTCCAACAACTCACCCGACGCGTGCTCGCCTCCGGCGCCCGCGTCTCGGCCGAGACCGCCCAGTACCTGAGGAACGTCCCCGAGCTCGATGTGTCCACGGCGAACCTCGACACGATCGAACGCCTGGCCGACGACGAACTGACCGCAGCGACCCCGTCCGTCCGCCACCTGAGCGGAGCCCTCCTGGTCGACCTCGCCCTGAGCGGCGACGACCTCGAAGGCGTGCGGCAGTTCGAAGAAGAAGCCAAGCGCCTCGGCGTCGCAGAAGAGTTCACCAAGATCCTGACCAAAGCAACGGCCCGATCATGA